The proteins below are encoded in one region of Methanosarcina barkeri 3:
- a CDS encoding ATP-binding protein, with amino-acid sequence MSGAILDIVELLLTAEIYNRYPELDVNDLPKNIRKNYWNSTEKTVPKPITATFIRIEKLYGLKDVEKIVRNVPFISTDKSHFELRLSAFELAAEWFEKQEGSQERIESNPVLAYYFGEIRQGETANYALAKAKIRPKEVDREWIESLVADIRKEDKGEDMLKLVVIIAPEDVKQKVKDLVLTGEQKNEVEKITKAIDHREYLREIGLHDIGKLLFVGPPGTGKTSVARALSERLSIPFVEVKLSMITDQYLGETAKNIDRVFLLAKKLNPCILFIDELDFVAKARTSDENAAIKRAVNTLLKAIDEISLVDHGVLLIAATNHPRMLDSAAWRRFDEIVHFPLPDLEMRKDILNIVTRHIEGDYDTGVIAELTDGYSGSDLRVVIREAVLSALLEERKILTQQDLLDAVDSFNERAGLKSEEYERKK; translated from the coding sequence ATGTCAGGCGCTATATTAGATATCGTAGAACTACTGCTAACCGCAGAGATCTATAATCGCTATCCAGAGCTGGATGTAAATGATCTTCCAAAGAACATTCGAAAAAATTACTGGAACAGCACAGAAAAAACAGTTCCCAAACCCATCACAGCCACGTTTATCCGAATTGAAAAACTGTACGGGCTTAAGGATGTTGAAAAAATTGTAAGGAACGTCCCCTTCATAAGTACTGACAAGTCTCACTTTGAACTTCGTCTGAGCGCTTTCGAACTTGCTGCGGAATGGTTTGAAAAGCAGGAAGGCTCTCAGGAAAGGATTGAAAGTAACCCTGTTCTGGCTTATTACTTTGGAGAAATAAGACAGGGTGAGACTGCAAACTATGCACTTGCAAAGGCGAAAATAAGGCCCAAGGAAGTCGACAGGGAATGGATAGAGTCCCTGGTAGCGGATATCCGGAAAGAAGACAAAGGCGAAGATATGCTGAAACTCGTGGTCATTATTGCCCCTGAGGATGTAAAGCAAAAAGTCAAAGACCTTGTGCTTACCGGAGAACAAAAGAACGAAGTTGAAAAGATTACGAAAGCCATCGATCACAGGGAATACCTGCGGGAAATCGGCCTTCATGATATCGGAAAACTTCTGTTTGTCGGTCCACCAGGAACCGGAAAGACGTCTGTTGCCCGTGCACTTTCAGAACGGCTTTCAATCCCGTTTGTGGAAGTTAAACTCTCCATGATAACAGACCAGTACCTTGGTGAGACTGCAAAGAACATTGACAGAGTCTTTTTGCTCGCAAAGAAGCTGAATCCCTGCATTCTTTTCATAGATGAGCTGGATTTCGTAGCAAAAGCAAGAACGTCTGACGAGAATGCTGCCATCAAGCGGGCAGTAAATACTCTCCTGAAGGCCATAGATGAAATCAGCCTTGTGGATCACGGAGTTCTTCTTATTGCCGCGACCAACCATCCCCGCATGCTTGATAGCGCAGCATGGAGACGCTTTGACGAGATTGTTCATTTTCCTCTCCCTGACCTTGAGATGCGTAAAGATATTTTGAATATCGTAACTCGACATATTGAAGGGGATTATGATACAGGGGTAATTGCAGAATTGACAGATGGGTATTCAGGCTCGGACTTGCGCGTAGTTATAAGGGAAGCTGTTCTGAGTGCTCTTCTTGAAGAGCGTAAAATACTTACTCAGCAGGACCTGCTGGACGCCGTAGACTCTTTCAATGAGAGGGCTGGCCTCAAATCCGAAGAGTACGAAAGGAAGAAGTAA
- the purC gene encoding phosphoribosylaminoimidazolesuccinocarboxamide synthase — protein sequence MTRKQLYSGKAKTIYETDDPDTLISEFRNSLTAFNGEKKGEMEKKGYYNAQISKKLFEMLEAEGIKTHFVEMLSDIDMLVKKVEIIKIEVIVRNIAAGSITKRYPIKEGTNFKSPVLVFDFKNDEYGDPMLNDDIALALGLATPEELATLRKLALRINSLLVPYLDKKGILLPDFKLEFGRRNGEIILADEISCDTCRFWDKKTGQSMDKDVFRFDKGDISKAYEEVARRIVPEIFE from the coding sequence ATGACAAGAAAACAGCTCTATTCAGGGAAAGCAAAAACTATCTATGAGACGGATGATCCTGACACCCTTATTAGCGAATTCCGAAACAGTCTGACTGCGTTCAACGGAGAAAAGAAAGGGGAAATGGAGAAAAAAGGGTATTACAATGCCCAAATCTCAAAAAAACTCTTTGAGATGCTCGAAGCCGAGGGAATAAAGACTCATTTTGTCGAAATGCTTTCTGACATTGATATGCTTGTGAAGAAAGTCGAGATTATAAAAATCGAGGTCATTGTCAGGAATATTGCCGCAGGTTCGATTACAAAAAGATACCCAATAAAAGAAGGCACGAACTTCAAGTCTCCGGTACTTGTTTTTGACTTCAAAAACGATGAATATGGAGACCCAATGCTGAATGATGACATTGCTCTTGCTCTTGGACTGGCAACACCGGAAGAACTTGCCACACTCCGGAAACTGGCCCTGAGAATCAATAGCCTGCTTGTGCCCTACCTGGACAAAAAAGGTATCTTACTTCCGGATTTCAAGCTAGAATTCGGAAGGAGGAACGGAGAAATCATCCTTGCAGACGAGATTTCCTGCGATACTTGCAGGTTCTGGGACAAAAAGACCGGGCAGTCCATGGATAAAGACGTCTTCAGGTTTGACAAAGGCGACATTTCCAAGGCTTACGAAGAAGTTGCACGTCGCATAGTGCCTGAAATATTCGAATAA
- a CDS encoding Nre family DNA repair protein → MNGTLCIKCKGKGLCGRPRCPILEKFKSLQSIVPAISGDSVFGASPPAIFVGSYGYPRVSAGPLIPPLAKESEASLFEDPSAWANMQIEDIISMRSRMVRANTNFRVKDARSKENPLLVKAQELALSRKPVDTEAWFFKAPKQELKFDAVLTPMGPSGLVKNFELAENPNVPKKVDYLVYDTDALAKDAVLELYKGDIPAEHITRLFSIGLLGKERKIVPTRWSITAVDDMAGKELAGRIKDFPWISEIQLFSGTHFGNHFEVLVLPRAYAFELMEIWLPKAVWSGESSWIGEDSEGYDGKKGYSSLAGGYYASRLPVLEYLTEIKRQASVFVLREITPDYWAPLGVWVVREGMRKALQNPPKKFDSLESAVSDLTGRINTPKSEWVQQAKMLSDFRFQTTLDFFFKK, encoded by the coding sequence GTGAATGGAACGCTATGTATTAAATGTAAAGGAAAAGGACTTTGTGGACGTCCCCGTTGTCCGATTCTTGAAAAATTCAAGTCCTTACAGTCGATTGTTCCTGCAATCTCAGGAGACTCGGTTTTTGGAGCATCTCCCCCAGCTATTTTTGTCGGAAGCTATGGTTATCCCAGGGTTTCGGCAGGCCCGCTCATTCCTCCTCTGGCAAAAGAAAGCGAAGCCTCGCTTTTTGAAGACCCCTCAGCCTGGGCAAATATGCAGATTGAAGACATTATCTCCATGCGTTCCCGTATGGTCAGGGCAAACACAAACTTTCGTGTAAAAGATGCTCGCAGCAAAGAAAACCCTCTCCTTGTAAAGGCTCAGGAACTTGCCCTCTCCAGAAAACCGGTGGATACAGAAGCCTGGTTTTTTAAAGCCCCTAAACAGGAACTCAAATTCGATGCCGTACTGACGCCTATGGGTCCATCAGGGCTTGTCAAAAACTTTGAGCTTGCAGAAAATCCGAACGTTCCGAAAAAAGTCGATTACCTTGTCTACGACACTGATGCCCTGGCAAAAGATGCCGTGCTTGAACTCTATAAAGGGGATATTCCGGCTGAACATATTACTCGCCTGTTCTCAATCGGCCTTCTCGGAAAAGAAAGAAAAATCGTGCCAACACGCTGGTCAATTACAGCTGTGGATGATATGGCAGGAAAGGAACTTGCAGGCCGCATAAAGGATTTTCCCTGGATCTCGGAGATTCAGCTTTTTAGCGGGACTCATTTTGGAAACCATTTTGAAGTCCTCGTCCTTCCACGGGCTTATGCCTTCGAACTTATGGAAATCTGGCTCCCAAAAGCAGTCTGGTCTGGAGAATCAAGCTGGATTGGAGAGGACAGTGAGGGTTATGATGGAAAAAAGGGTTATTCTTCTCTGGCTGGGGGTTATTATGCCTCAAGGTTGCCTGTACTTGAATATCTGACAGAAATCAAAAGGCAAGCCTCGGTCTTCGTACTCCGGGAGATAACTCCGGACTACTGGGCTCCTCTCGGAGTCTGGGTCGTCAGGGAGGGTATGAGAAAAGCTCTTCAGAATCCTCCAAAAAAATTCGATTCTCTCGAATCTGCAGTTTCAGATCTAACGGGCAGGATAAACACACCAAAATCCGAATGGGTACAGCAGGCAAAGATGCTTTCGGATTTTCGCTTTCAAACCACTCTGGACTTCTTTTTTAAAAAATAA
- a CDS encoding transcriptional regulator gives MKTTCEIMVQKVLPAIRAELSRTMIFEHGCTQQDVADILELSRAAVSQYVSEKRGAEVGFSEETQYEIRKFASVLVNKDLSSQEKVKGMCNVCRFVQKSGWLYRNAPEAKACIICEDTDLK, from the coding sequence ATGAAAACAACATGTGAAATTATGGTACAGAAAGTCTTGCCTGCAATTAGGGCAGAACTTTCCAGAACAATGATCTTTGAACATGGGTGCACGCAGCAGGATGTAGCGGACATCCTGGAACTTTCAAGGGCTGCGGTATCCCAGTACGTGAGTGAAAAACGTGGGGCAGAAGTCGGTTTTTCCGAGGAGACTCAATACGAAATTCGGAAATTTGCATCAGTGCTTGTAAATAAAGACTTATCCTCTCAGGAAAAGGTAAAAGGCATGTGCAATGTTTGCAGGTTTGTTCAGAAATCCGGCTGGCTATACAGGAACGCTCCTGAAGCTAAAGCCTGTATTATCTGCGAGGATACGGATTTAAAGTGA
- the yciH gene encoding stress response translation initiation inhibitor YciH — translation MSSGMCPVCGLPKELCICEEVAKEQQRITVKVNRRRYGKEVTVVEGFDASEIDLHELSTYLKSKFACGGTVKGNTVELQGNHLTRMKEVLMEKGFSAEQIKN, via the coding sequence ATGAGCAGCGGAATGTGCCCAGTATGTGGGCTTCCAAAAGAACTTTGCATTTGCGAAGAAGTTGCAAAAGAGCAACAGAGAATTACTGTAAAAGTTAACCGAAGAAGATACGGCAAAGAAGTTACCGTTGTAGAAGGTTTCGACGCAAGTGAAATAGATCTTCACGAACTGTCCACTTATCTTAAATCAAAGTTTGCATGCGGCGGTACGGTAAAAGGAAATACTGTGGAACTTCAGGGCAATCACCTGACCCGCATGAAAGAAGTCCTCATGGAAAAGGGTTTCTCTGCTGAACAGATTAAAAACTAA
- a CDS encoding winged helix-turn-helix domain-containing protein, which produces MNELNELIGFVNGNNIRQKVLSLLSSKGEMEGKRVSKTLRVAHPTVAKTLDELEQKELIAKKEEMYSLTESGVKVEKMIQQI; this is translated from the coding sequence ATGAACGAATTAAACGAGTTAATAGGTTTCGTAAACGGAAACAATATAAGACAAAAAGTACTCTCCTTACTTTCTTCAAAAGGAGAAATGGAAGGGAAAAGAGTTTCAAAAACCCTGAGAGTTGCACATCCCACCGTTGCAAAAACTCTCGACGAACTTGAACAGAAAGAATTGATTGCAAAAAAGGAAGAAATGTATTCCCTTACTGAATCCGGAGTAAAAGTGGAAAAAATGATCCAGCAAATATAA
- the purL gene encoding phosphoribosylformylglycinamidine synthase subunit PurL codes for MLPEEDLKIIKEELGREPTLVEQGCFLNLWSEHCSYRSSAPLLKTFTSTGENVIIGPGDDAAIIKFDDGYVLAIGMESHNHPSYVDPYNGAATGIGGIVRDIISMGARPIALMDPLYFGPLDTPKNMFLFEQIIKGIAGYGNCIGVPVVNGETFFDRRYSGNPLVNVVAVGLCREEEVITARSQKAGNKIVLAGSSTGRDGLGGASFASRDLSESAEAEDRPSVQVGDPYTEKLVIEMTLEAMRKGYIKSCKDLGAAGLGGASSELAAKGGLGAHIIADAVPQREPNMNAYEILLAESQERMVFEVTPEDVDAVLALVAKYDLNGAVVGYLTEEQNYTVEFKGEIVADIPINFLTGGAPTCEKPSITPISPIEENKAPEIPEDLKAAFLKVLSSYNIASKEWIYRQYDHEVQLRTVVKPGEDSGVLKITDKKGLVLSCGCQPRATLLDPYNGGKIAVIENAMNLAVKGADGLAIVNCLNFGNPDRPEIYWQFKNAVLGLGDGARELSIPVVGGNVSLYNESDEFKTAILPTPSIGVIGKVNLETPLPSGFFAKPGDTIILVGETTADMGASEYYTCFGAQNAGKVPSVPKNAPEIIKAVIEAVRSGKLSSAHDLSLGGIAAGLARMCKNSGAKVDLSEISELKAEELLFSEAPARALLVTGEPEAVLGILKNVPHTIIGKVEGNSLEIKGKDLKISISLKEISDAYGSLTRFMMG; via the coding sequence ATGTTACCTGAAGAAGACCTTAAGATTATTAAAGAAGAATTAGGGCGAGAGCCCACCCTGGTAGAACAGGGCTGCTTTTTAAATTTATGGAGCGAACACTGTTCCTATCGCTCAAGTGCTCCTCTCCTGAAAACTTTTACCAGTACTGGTGAAAACGTGATTATTGGCCCGGGGGACGATGCTGCAATTATAAAGTTCGATGATGGCTATGTACTTGCCATAGGCATGGAAAGCCATAATCACCCTTCATATGTCGACCCCTATAATGGGGCTGCTACCGGAATAGGAGGCATTGTAAGGGATATAATATCAATGGGAGCTCGCCCAATAGCCCTTATGGATCCACTCTATTTCGGACCTCTGGACACTCCAAAAAATATGTTCCTTTTTGAACAGATAATTAAGGGAATTGCAGGGTATGGAAACTGCATAGGAGTGCCAGTCGTCAATGGCGAAACTTTCTTTGATAGAAGATACAGTGGAAACCCTCTTGTAAACGTGGTTGCAGTAGGGCTCTGCCGGGAAGAGGAGGTCATAACTGCCCGCTCCCAGAAAGCCGGAAACAAGATTGTACTCGCAGGTTCCAGCACAGGAAGAGATGGACTTGGAGGAGCTTCCTTTGCCTCCAGGGATCTTTCCGAATCAGCCGAAGCTGAAGACCGCCCAAGTGTTCAGGTGGGCGATCCTTATACTGAAAAACTTGTAATTGAAATGACGCTGGAAGCCATGAGGAAGGGATATATAAAATCCTGCAAAGATCTAGGAGCTGCCGGTCTTGGAGGGGCAAGCTCAGAACTGGCTGCAAAGGGAGGACTGGGAGCCCATATTATTGCAGATGCAGTACCCCAGCGCGAACCCAATATGAACGCGTATGAAATCTTACTTGCAGAATCTCAGGAACGCATGGTCTTTGAAGTAACTCCTGAAGACGTTGATGCCGTACTTGCTCTGGTAGCAAAATACGACCTTAATGGGGCTGTAGTGGGATACTTGACAGAAGAGCAAAATTATACGGTTGAATTTAAAGGAGAAATCGTTGCAGATATCCCGATTAATTTCCTGACAGGTGGAGCTCCGACCTGCGAAAAACCGTCAATAACTCCTATTTCCCCGATTGAAGAAAATAAAGCTCCCGAAATTCCGGAAGACCTTAAGGCAGCCTTCCTGAAAGTTCTCTCTTCTTACAATATTGCCTCAAAAGAATGGATCTACAGGCAGTATGATCACGAAGTCCAGTTGAGAACAGTTGTCAAACCCGGAGAAGACTCAGGTGTGCTCAAGATAACCGATAAAAAAGGACTCGTACTTTCTTGCGGCTGCCAGCCAAGAGCTACCCTGCTTGACCCCTATAACGGAGGAAAGATTGCAGTAATTGAAAATGCCATGAACCTTGCAGTAAAGGGGGCCGACGGGCTTGCTATTGTAAACTGTCTGAACTTTGGAAACCCAGATCGCCCAGAAATTTACTGGCAATTCAAAAACGCTGTACTTGGGCTTGGAGATGGAGCAAGGGAACTCTCAATCCCGGTCGTTGGAGGAAATGTTTCCCTGTATAATGAAAGCGATGAGTTTAAGACCGCAATTCTTCCAACCCCTTCGATAGGAGTAATAGGAAAAGTCAACCTTGAGACTCCTCTTCCTTCAGGCTTCTTTGCAAAACCCGGAGATACCATCATCCTTGTAGGAGAGACAACTGCGGATATGGGAGCTTCAGAATACTATACCTGTTTCGGGGCCCAAAATGCCGGAAAAGTTCCTTCTGTCCCGAAAAATGCTCCTGAGATAATAAAAGCCGTAATTGAAGCAGTAAGAAGCGGAAAACTCAGTTCAGCACACGACCTTTCACTTGGAGGAATTGCCGCAGGACTTGCGAGGATGTGCAAGAACTCCGGTGCAAAGGTAGATTTGAGTGAAATTTCAGAATTAAAAGCTGAAGAATTATTATTCTCAGAAGCTCCGGCAAGAGCTCTACTTGTCACAGGCGAACCCGAGGCTGTGCTCGGAATCCTCAAAAATGTGCCTCATACGATAATCGGCAAAGTAGAAGGCAATTCCCTTGAGATTAAAGGAAAAGACCTCAAGATTTCCATCTCCCTCAAAGAAATCTCCGACGCATATGGTAGCCTTACAAGGTTTATGATGGGATAA
- a CDS encoding glycoside hydrolase family 57 protein gives MKAVCICMGVHLPYSPKWYWPVEGFFGVPEMDRYFDRNNIFSKFLKTSRQFLRLNDIIMESIEKGGKYSFDLSGPFLRQCRWDPELLESFHELGENGSVEFTGSCSYHSLSSLYPDLSWFKEEVLMYREMLRELLDITPETFVNTELLYTKRVGKILTDLGFNCLITEGSRNLMNGYDPVHVFENNLPTLLRHINLSEDLELRFSEKNWQGYPLIPEKFADWIASMEGDILTLYFNYTSLCFHYRNKSMIDDFIRMFPEALKSRGIDMLTPSEAVKIFEPLRLPTLGTEQTIRYGVNNALGNHAQQLYLRELVRVQEELSELKENKNYRELKQIFGYLQQSEIFFSMNSGNIREGYERAVNYFSILSDFRRAVLEEGV, from the coding sequence ATGAAAGCTGTATGCATCTGTATGGGAGTGCATCTGCCTTACAGTCCCAAATGGTACTGGCCTGTAGAAGGGTTTTTCGGGGTGCCTGAAATGGATCGGTATTTTGACCGGAATAATATTTTTTCAAAATTTTTGAAAACAAGCCGACAGTTTTTACGCCTTAATGATATAATTATGGAGTCCATAGAAAAAGGGGGAAAATATTCCTTTGATCTATCCGGGCCATTCCTTAGACAGTGTCGATGGGACCCCGAACTTCTTGAATCATTCCACGAACTAGGGGAAAATGGGAGCGTAGAATTTACAGGGAGCTGCAGTTATCACTCCCTGAGTTCTCTGTATCCCGATCTTTCATGGTTTAAGGAAGAAGTGCTCATGTACAGAGAAATGCTTCGGGAATTACTGGATATCACTCCTGAAACCTTCGTAAACACAGAGCTTCTATACACCAAAAGAGTAGGGAAAATTCTTACAGATCTGGGTTTTAACTGTCTCATCACCGAGGGGTCCAGGAACCTGATGAACGGATATGACCCTGTACATGTCTTTGAAAATAACCTTCCGACTTTGTTAAGGCATATAAACCTTAGCGAGGACCTAGAACTGCGCTTTTCGGAAAAAAACTGGCAAGGCTATCCTCTTATTCCGGAAAAATTCGCGGACTGGATTGCCAGCATGGAAGGGGATATCCTTACCCTTTATTTTAATTATACAAGCCTCTGCTTTCACTATAGAAATAAAAGCATGATAGACGATTTTATAAGGATGTTTCCAGAAGCCCTAAAGTCCAGGGGCATCGACATGCTCACACCTTCCGAAGCTGTCAAGATATTTGAACCCTTAAGACTTCCTACCCTGGGAACCGAACAGACAATCCGTTATGGAGTGAATAACGCATTAGGTAATCATGCTCAGCAGCTTTACTTACGAGAACTGGTAAGAGTTCAAGAAGAACTCTCAGAGCTTAAAGAAAATAAGAACTATCGAGAACTTAAACAAATATTTGGTTACCTTCAACAGAGTGAAATTTTTTTCTCTATGAACTCCGGGAATATCAGGGAAGGGTATGAAAGGGCTGTCAATTACTTTTCCATCCTGTCCGATTTCAGGAGAGCTGTGCTGGAGGAGGGAGTATGA
- a CDS encoding glycoside hydrolase family 57 protein yields MTSVCIYFQVHQPFRLRRFWPDDRTGFFRYFDERSNREIFERVARKCYIPTNRLLLDSLDEHKGEFRFSLSVTGTLLEQCELWEKDTLEGFRQMAETGAVEFLDETFYHSLSSLFEDKTEFIEEIKEHRELMFDLLGVKPQVFRNTELLYNNTVAKLVSDLGYRAILTEGADHMLDGRSPNVLYRAKGSGLPIIFRNYKLSDDIGYRFSARWWEGYPLTAEKWASWASGNNEDCVNIFMDYETFGEHQWEETGIFSFLKDLPGEVLKTHLDFNTPLELVEKYSPVAEIDVGDFSTISWADMERDTSAWLGNDMQRRCFEEIKLLEPFVRRTEDPEILRIWKHLLTSDHYYYMCTKWLGDGDVHSYFSVHSTPFDAAVNFMAVIMDFKAQIFRKLSIIA; encoded by the coding sequence ATGACTTCGGTTTGTATATATTTTCAGGTACATCAGCCTTTCAGACTGCGCAGGTTCTGGCCTGATGACCGAACAGGTTTTTTCCGCTATTTTGACGAGAGAAGCAACAGGGAGATCTTTGAAAGAGTAGCCCGGAAATGCTACATTCCCACAAACAGACTCCTCCTGGACTCTCTTGATGAACATAAAGGAGAATTCAGGTTTTCTCTCTCGGTTACCGGAACCCTGCTCGAACAATGCGAACTCTGGGAAAAAGATACCCTAGAAGGGTTCAGACAGATGGCAGAAACCGGAGCAGTAGAATTTCTGGATGAAACATTTTATCACTCCCTTTCAAGCCTTTTTGAAGACAAAACTGAATTTATTGAGGAGATAAAAGAACACAGGGAACTTATGTTTGACCTTCTGGGAGTTAAACCTCAGGTATTTCGGAATACCGAATTGCTTTACAATAACACCGTAGCGAAGCTTGTTTCGGATCTCGGGTACAGGGCAATCCTTACCGAAGGAGCGGACCATATGCTTGATGGAAGGTCTCCCAACGTACTTTACAGGGCAAAAGGTTCGGGACTTCCAATTATCTTCAGGAATTACAAGTTGAGTGACGATATAGGATACAGGTTTTCTGCAAGGTGGTGGGAAGGATATCCTCTCACTGCAGAGAAATGGGCCTCATGGGCTTCAGGGAATAATGAAGATTGTGTTAATATTTTTATGGACTATGAGACTTTCGGAGAGCATCAATGGGAAGAAACCGGGATATTCTCCTTCCTGAAAGACCTTCCCGGAGAAGTGCTAAAAACTCACCTGGACTTCAACACCCCTCTTGAGCTTGTAGAGAAATATTCACCTGTAGCTGAGATCGATGTTGGGGACTTTTCCACAATTTCCTGGGCTGATATGGAACGTGATACAAGCGCGTGGCTTGGGAACGATATGCAAAGGCGCTGCTTTGAAGAAATAAAACTACTCGAACCATTTGTAAGGAGGACAGAAGACCCTGAAATCCTGCGTATATGGAAGCATCTGCTGACTTCGGACCATTACTACTATATGTGTACCAAATGGCTCGGAGATGGGGATGTACATTCATACTTCAGTGTTCACTCAACACCTTTCGATGCAGCGGTTAATTTTATGGCTGTAATTATGGATTTCAAAGCACAAATATTCAGAAAACTTAGCATAATAGCTTAA
- a CDS encoding V4R domain-containing protein, with protein MVRDLFTFAGFNENSQIVWFKIIYSKEPGSLSLITDFLEKKNAFIIFGHLDNITQKTGEYSVFTELNKDVDPEDFALKIKELEVVNEVEYGISEYGMVYSVDFPLNVIGVRGVMARALTIVDIIKTLNQSAPHAEGLLTISGLKGGTHAAKYFKSILDLNDSNFANVLAELFKGVGWGILEIECDPRTYEGRIIVKDSFIADVYGESDQPVCTFMSGYFAGYLTEYFGKNISVREVSCKATGKEFCEHIISPAPSGGTSQEYQLRGEMR; from the coding sequence ATGGTAAGAGACTTATTCACGTTTGCAGGTTTCAACGAAAACTCGCAGATTGTATGGTTTAAGATAATCTACTCGAAAGAACCCGGATCTCTGTCTTTAATAACTGATTTTCTCGAAAAGAAGAATGCGTTTATTATTTTTGGTCATCTGGATAATATCACACAGAAAACCGGAGAATACTCGGTATTTACCGAACTCAATAAAGATGTTGATCCTGAGGATTTCGCTCTAAAAATAAAAGAACTTGAAGTTGTAAATGAGGTAGAGTACGGGATTTCAGAGTACGGGATGGTTTATTCAGTGGACTTCCCTCTAAATGTTATAGGAGTCAGGGGAGTTATGGCAAGGGCACTTACAATTGTTGATATCATTAAAACTCTCAATCAGAGTGCCCCGCATGCAGAAGGACTTCTCACTATTTCAGGACTTAAAGGTGGAACTCACGCTGCAAAGTATTTCAAGAGTATTCTGGATCTAAATGACAGCAACTTTGCAAACGTGCTTGCAGAACTTTTTAAAGGTGTAGGATGGGGAATTCTTGAAATCGAATGTGATCCCAGAACTTACGAAGGAAGAATCATTGTGAAAGACTCGTTTATAGCTGATGTCTACGGAGAATCAGACCAGCCGGTTTGTACCTTTATGAGTGGTTATTTTGCAGGTTACCTGACCGAATATTTCGGGAAAAACATAAGTGTGAGGGAGGTAAGCTGTAAAGCTACAGGAAAAGAATTCTGCGAACACATAATCTCACCGGCTCCATCGGGCGGTACAAGCCAGGAATACCAGCTGAGAGGGGAGATGCGGTGA